One Eurosta solidaginis isolate ZX-2024a chromosome 5, ASM4086904v1, whole genome shotgun sequence DNA segment encodes these proteins:
- the LOC137253174 gene encoding larval cuticle protein 65Ag1-like — MKFAIVFVALFVLATAVPIDDSSQAQIIRLDSDVKPDGYTFNLETSDGKTHQEEGQLKNVGAEDETIVVRGSFSFVADDGQTYTVNYVADENGFQPEGAHLPNVGTH, encoded by the exons ATGAAATTCGCCATCGTCTTTGTCGCGTTATTTGTCCTTGCCACAGCGGTCCCCATCGATGATTCTTCGCAAGCACAAATTATTCGCTTAGATTCGGATGTGAAACCAGATGGCTATACATTTAA TTTGGAAACCAGTGATGGTAAAACTCATCAAGAGGAAGGTCAATTGAAAAATGTAGGCGCCGAGGATGAAACAATTGTTGTGCGTGGTTCATTTTCGTTTGTTGCTGATGATGGGCAAACTTACACCGTCAATTATGTGGCAGATGAGAATGGTTTCCAACCTGAAGGCGCGCATTTACCTAATGTGGGTACTCACTAA
- the LOC137253175 gene encoding larval cuticle protein 65Ab1-like — protein sequence MKPAIIIACLFAIAFAHPARDAEIVRQESDVGPESYNYVIDTSDGTHHDEAGHLENAGSENEAIAVKGSYHYTDEKTGEVFNVEYVADSTGFHPVGAHLPPAA from the coding sequence atgAAACCCGCAATAATTATCGCCTGCCTTTTCGCGATTGCTTTCGCACATCCCGCTAGGGATGCAGAAATTGTCAGACAGGAATCTGATGTCGGACCTGAGAGCTACAACTATGTTATTGATACCAGTGATGGCACCCACCACGATGAAGCTGGACATTTAGAGAATGCTGGTAGCGAAAACGAAGCCATTGCCGTGAAAGGTAGTTACCATTACACGGATGAAAAGACTGGCGAAGTTTTCAATGTTGAATATGTTGCTGATTCGACTGGCTTCCATCCAGTAGGTGCTCATTTGCCTCCAGCTGCCTGA